A region from the Algoriphagus machipongonensis genome encodes:
- a CDS encoding ABC transporter permease, with the protein MLINYLKILWRQLYADKTNSIIHIGGLAIGISTVLVILIYVRFEQSFDADLKNADQLYRINLTSYAEDELVEKGARTSPAMGETFAKEVASVEDFSRVVILGEVIAGHEEQFVREEKILITDQQYFDFFDTEILEGDLNKMGEPLKVMLSQTIHDKIFGEQNGIGKTLEINSTNFDGTVDFEVVGVFDSPAANRHLRPEILISYATLHHFIGKGIDQSYDWLNLYSYLKLAPEASVSDTEDAINESFLKHYGENLESSNSKWALALQPIKSIHTTLDYTGEFEKGVDGKNLNYFLWIGVFVLLMVYLNSINISNAKAMSRAREIGVRKVSGGNKFQLFSQFMFESLIVNLFATIIASALIFSGGKLLNNLLDLGLPEDVFEANMILNYLIGFWLLGTFISGVYPALILTSFSPSGALKGTLKFKLKSALARPLLVSQLVFCLVIIAGVLTVYKQLDFMREQKLGLNLEDKLVFRSPMLFIDGSGNYQEQIQNSIGNLNSVNSIAATNEIPGNEVYWRSDEFHAEGKEKNGAMFNMLNVGAGYFDVFEIEILAGKKFNLSLETGSEAIINKKALSTLGFSSPEDAIGKALVNRNSSVPITAVVDDYRQQGVKVDVEPLVLNYSSGDLKYYVVDINGSNPTQALSEIKSVFNENYKSSPFEYYFLDEHFDKQYKSEQQFVQLFGMASLVAIIIAVMGILGVTNQLVLQKNKELSIRKILGATPAQLLNLISGEYFIWLGVCFAAGIPLSYYILSGWLENFQLQISLGFWFFVLPALTIFMLFLMTTCYQTLKLVFVNPSEILKDE; encoded by the coding sequence ATGCTAATAAACTATTTAAAGATTCTTTGGAGGCAGTTGTATGCTGATAAGACCAATTCTATTATCCACATAGGAGGATTGGCAATAGGAATTAGCACCGTGCTTGTGATTTTAATTTATGTTCGTTTTGAACAGAGTTTTGATGCTGATTTAAAAAACGCCGACCAATTATACCGAATCAACTTAACTTCTTATGCAGAAGATGAATTGGTGGAAAAGGGAGCTCGAACATCCCCGGCGATGGGAGAAACATTTGCTAAGGAGGTAGCTTCAGTAGAAGATTTTAGCAGGGTAGTTATTTTAGGTGAGGTGATTGCTGGGCACGAAGAGCAATTTGTCAGAGAAGAAAAAATCTTAATTACCGATCAGCAGTATTTTGATTTTTTCGATACAGAGATTTTGGAAGGCGATCTTAATAAGATGGGGGAACCTCTTAAAGTGATGTTATCCCAAACTATACATGATAAGATTTTTGGGGAACAAAATGGAATCGGAAAAACCCTGGAGATCAATAGTACCAATTTTGACGGTACCGTTGATTTTGAGGTGGTAGGGGTATTTGATTCCCCAGCTGCCAACCGGCATTTAAGACCAGAAATATTGATTTCTTATGCCACTTTGCATCATTTTATAGGAAAGGGAATAGATCAATCTTATGATTGGCTTAATCTCTATTCTTATTTGAAATTGGCGCCGGAGGCCTCTGTATCCGATACGGAAGATGCCATCAATGAAAGCTTTTTGAAACATTATGGAGAAAATCTAGAGTCCAGTAATTCAAAATGGGCTCTTGCACTTCAACCTATAAAAAGCATTCATACAACCCTAGATTATACAGGTGAATTTGAAAAGGGAGTTGATGGGAAAAACTTGAATTACTTTCTGTGGATAGGTGTGTTTGTTTTGTTGATGGTTTATCTGAATTCAATCAATATCTCAAATGCAAAAGCCATGAGCAGAGCAAGGGAAATCGGAGTCAGAAAAGTATCCGGAGGAAATAAGTTTCAGCTCTTTTCTCAGTTTATGTTTGAAAGCCTGATAGTCAATTTATTTGCAACCATAATTGCTTCGGCTTTGATTTTTTCAGGAGGAAAATTGCTAAACAATCTATTGGATTTGGGTTTGCCTGAAGATGTTTTTGAGGCTAACATGATTTTAAATTATTTGATAGGTTTTTGGCTTTTAGGCACCTTTATTTCTGGGGTTTATCCAGCATTGATTCTTACCAGTTTCTCTCCTTCTGGTGCATTGAAAGGTACTTTGAAATTTAAATTGAAGTCTGCACTCGCAAGACCCTTATTAGTGAGCCAATTAGTCTTTTGTTTGGTGATCATTGCAGGAGTTTTGACTGTATACAAGCAGTTGGATTTTATGCGCGAACAGAAATTGGGATTAAACCTCGAAGATAAACTAGTCTTTCGTTCACCCATGTTGTTTATCGATGGCAGCGGCAACTATCAAGAGCAAATTCAAAATTCGATCGGTAATTTAAATTCGGTTAATTCCATTGCGGCAACAAACGAAATTCCAGGTAACGAAGTGTATTGGAGGTCTGATGAGTTTCATGCAGAAGGAAAGGAGAAAAATGGAGCCATGTTTAATATGCTAAATGTTGGGGCTGGATATTTTGATGTTTTTGAAATTGAAATTCTAGCGGGAAAGAAATTTAATTTATCTCTCGAAACAGGTTCTGAAGCAATTATTAACAAAAAAGCTCTTTCAACTCTCGGCTTTTCAAGCCCCGAAGATGCGATAGGAAAAGCACTCGTAAATAGAAATTCTTCTGTTCCCATTACTGCCGTTGTCGATGATTATCGTCAGCAAGGTGTCAAAGTGGATGTGGAGCCTTTGGTCTTAAATTATTCATCAGGAGATTTAAAATACTATGTCGTGGATATCAACGGGTCAAATCCCACCCAGGCTCTAAGTGAAATTAAGAGTGTATTTAATGAGAACTATAAAAGTTCTCCATTTGAATATTATTTCTTGGATGAGCATTTCGATAAGCAGTATAAAAGCGAGCAGCAGTTTGTTCAATTATTCGGTATGGCCTCTTTGGTTGCAATTATCATTGCAGTGATGGGAATCCTTGGGGTGACAAATCAATTGGTTTTACAGAAAAACAAAGAGCTGAGTATTCGGAAGATATTAGGTGCCACACCAGCACAACTATTAAATCTTATTTCAGGAGAATATTTCATTTGGCTTGGAGTCTGTTTTGCGGCAGGAATACCTCTCTCATACTATATTTTATCAGGCTGGTTAGAAAACTTTCAGCTCCAGATCTCACTTGGCTTTTGGTTTTTTGTGCTACCGGCATTGACCATTTTCATGCTGTTTTTGATGACGACTTGTTATCAAACTCTGAAACTGGTTTTTGTAAATCCTTCTGAAATTCTAAAAGATGAATAA
- a CDS encoding ABC transporter permease — protein sequence MWKNYLKIAWRNLLRQKSFSLINVLGLSVGLACCLILLAFVKHEKSYDSFHQDSDQIYRVVQEVQQKNKWAWAGGAVAPMLRKEFEGELDEVVSLTQISTYLYAPDGLAPDERFREDRFIFSDEGFDQLFGFELSKGSWKGVLENPYQVVITEEMAQKYFGEGDPIGKVLISTGDFSFEVRGVLKELPTNSHMKFDFISGMNTFKSFNDFPITADFGSFWWPQTYTYVKVNKQQNAIAISDKIPEINPKYRNPEEAKAYVHFLQPITDVHTNSTFQGEWTPPMSEQTLWIFLSIAVFVLVLACINFINLATARAIKRMKEIGIRKVNGAHKGQLISQFLAESFLINAIAMVLGILVVYLAVPLVESAIAIRVPIDLMRDTQMQLLLLGIWFTSSILAGVFPAFYLSGLKPEMILKQSPLNKGKSILRKSLVVFQFVLSTLLVFCASVAFYQHQFMTNSSMGFDSDGLISVKMGNLAKEKGDVLKQELSNLPGVSSVKFTSDRPGIDSGWNPTADYPGIKEGETKNINVQYIDAGYFESLGIPMVSGREFLENTADGGISKLMRDRFPDLNNVAMVVNEVALEWMNEDQNSVLGADLRVFTEENGELFSNYNGNVVGVVKDYHTRDLRYAIAPTIYLPVKNAAFDGSNYVLIKANEGINAGVLEQLKATWQEVNSGLPFDFKFLDEDIAMQYEQQAKTSSLLGSFAFLTLLISCLGLLGLSIFTAESRRKEIGIRRVLGASAATIVNKLTSEFLILVGFSLLIALPLGYYLMQEWLDQFAFKVPVSIWFFIVSAAISILLAYSTVSIQSLKTAFANPVDSIKNE from the coding sequence ATGTGGAAAAACTACTTAAAAATAGCTTGGAGAAATCTGCTTAGGCAGAAATCCTTTTCATTAATCAATGTGCTTGGCTTATCGGTAGGTTTAGCTTGCTGCTTGATTCTCTTGGCTTTTGTGAAGCATGAAAAATCATACGATTCTTTTCATCAAGACTCGGATCAGATTTATAGAGTTGTACAGGAGGTCCAACAAAAAAATAAATGGGCTTGGGCAGGAGGAGCAGTAGCTCCCATGCTTAGAAAGGAGTTTGAAGGAGAATTGGATGAAGTGGTGAGTTTGACCCAGATCAGCACTTACCTTTATGCACCTGATGGACTTGCTCCAGATGAGCGTTTCAGGGAAGATCGATTTATTTTTTCAGATGAGGGGTTCGACCAATTATTTGGCTTTGAATTAAGTAAAGGGAGTTGGAAAGGTGTTTTAGAAAACCCTTATCAAGTGGTGATTACCGAAGAGATGGCCCAAAAGTATTTTGGAGAAGGTGATCCTATCGGGAAAGTACTTATTTCTACTGGAGATTTTTCATTTGAAGTTCGAGGAGTCTTAAAAGAGCTCCCCACTAATTCCCATATGAAATTCGATTTCATTTCAGGAATGAATACTTTCAAATCCTTTAATGATTTTCCAATCACGGCTGATTTTGGGAGTTTTTGGTGGCCACAGACCTACACTTATGTGAAGGTCAATAAACAACAAAATGCGATAGCTATCAGTGATAAAATTCCTGAGATAAACCCAAAATATAGAAATCCAGAAGAAGCAAAAGCCTACGTACATTTTCTACAGCCTATCACGGATGTTCATACGAATTCTACTTTCCAAGGGGAATGGACTCCACCTATGTCGGAGCAAACACTATGGATTTTTCTTTCTATAGCAGTTTTTGTTTTAGTGCTAGCCTGCATCAATTTTATCAATCTGGCAACTGCTCGAGCCATCAAAAGAATGAAGGAAATTGGTATTAGAAAAGTCAATGGAGCTCATAAAGGCCAATTGATATCCCAATTTTTAGCTGAGTCATTTTTGATCAATGCCATAGCCATGGTGCTGGGAATTCTTGTAGTTTACCTAGCAGTACCACTTGTTGAAAGTGCCATTGCTATTCGAGTTCCTATAGATTTAATGAGAGATACTCAGATGCAATTGTTGCTTTTAGGCATTTGGTTTACTTCCTCGATTTTAGCTGGAGTTTTTCCTGCTTTCTATTTATCTGGTTTAAAACCGGAAATGATTTTAAAGCAATCTCCTTTGAATAAGGGTAAATCCATATTGAGGAAATCCTTGGTAGTATTTCAGTTTGTGCTATCTACACTTTTGGTTTTTTGTGCATCTGTTGCCTTTTACCAACATCAGTTTATGACAAATTCTTCCATGGGTTTTGATTCTGATGGTTTGATATCAGTGAAAATGGGGAACCTGGCGAAAGAAAAAGGAGATGTACTCAAACAAGAATTGAGCAATCTCCCTGGGGTAAGTTCAGTGAAGTTTACTAGTGATCGTCCTGGAATAGACTCAGGTTGGAATCCAACAGCAGATTACCCAGGGATCAAAGAAGGCGAAACTAAAAACATTAATGTTCAATATATCGATGCAGGGTATTTTGAAAGCTTGGGGATTCCTATGGTTTCTGGTAGAGAATTCCTTGAAAATACTGCAGACGGTGGGATTTCTAAATTAATGCGTGACCGTTTTCCTGACCTGAATAATGTAGCGATGGTTGTAAATGAGGTAGCATTGGAGTGGATGAATGAAGATCAAAACTCAGTTCTAGGTGCTGATTTGAGGGTTTTTACGGAAGAAAATGGAGAGCTTTTCTCTAATTATAATGGCAATGTCGTCGGAGTGGTAAAGGATTACCATACACGTGATTTGAGATATGCTATTGCTCCAACCATCTATTTGCCGGTTAAAAATGCAGCCTTTGATGGTAGTAATTATGTTTTGATCAAAGCCAATGAGGGAATAAACGCAGGTGTCCTAGAACAATTAAAAGCCACATGGCAAGAGGTGAACTCGGGTTTGCCTTTCGATTTTAAGTTTTTAGATGAAGACATAGCGATGCAGTACGAGCAGCAAGCTAAGACCAGTTCGCTTTTAGGCTCTTTTGCTTTCTTGACATTGTTAATCTCCTGTTTGGGACTTCTCGGCTTATCGATTTTCACTGCTGAATCCAGAAGAAAGGAAATTGGCATTCGACGGGTACTTGGAGCCTCAGCTGCTACTATTGTCAATAAACTAACATCCGAATTCCTGATTTTGGTTGGCTTTTCTTTATTGATTGCCTTGCCATTAGGGTATTACTTGATGCAGGAATGGCTTGATCAATTTGCCTTTAAAGTCCCTGTCTCCATATGGTTTTTCATAGTCTCAGCTGCTATATCCATTCTTCTGGCATATTCTACAGTTTCCATACAGTCTTTAAAAACAGCTTTTGCCAACCCAGTGGATTCTATTAAAAATGAGTGA
- a CDS encoding ABC transporter permease codes for MLKNYFKIALRNLSKNKLHTGINLIGLSLGLGVSILIFFFVQFELNFDKFHSNSENTFRIKRFEVFEGELRSSFSTPIVSAPVFKEEFPQIQKITRFIGGVAQAYLDEENTQSQEFLTVSPDFLEIFDFKLLQGDKSSVLNDKYGIVITEETSKRYFGDSNPIGKSIRLRVAETYEEYQVQGVLEDIPTNSSIQFEMLLNDENLDFLVEERSRNSWYNVFGETYVTLANASQEQDVESGMEALMKKVLGEDYEEGEYYFTLEPIAGMHLSDDPITGMVETTRPKLLWILSTIAILILLIASINFTTMAIGRAMTRAKEVGVRKTMGADFGQLVFQFLTEAFLTTMASLVVGVILAEVLLPTFNELFEKNLNLVYGINQILILIGLVIFITLLAGAYPAFFLSGLKPIKVLKGTLSIHFGKQGLRKGLVAFQFFISFLLVASTLIMVHQMNTIRNYDLGFDQNMVVIVDVPEIPSTSFVKTINDSFKQAELYRQSLSARSEVQSAGITIATYGDDAFWDAGFPLEEGKQFQFKVNFVGGDYVKTLGFDLVEGRDFNPDQGADSSAFVINEKFAEAMGWDDPTAEMMPSTRFNSHEIVGVVKDFNHASLYRDIEPVLFAKSPEAVFSGINSLSINSATNPKVVVKGSGMDFDSFRALLESEWEKVFPSEAFSFSFLDETVEAQYRADERLGKMVFFAAGIAILIAAMGLFALAALSISGRTKEIGIRKVLGASSWSISWMFNKEFLVITVIGILIALPLSFYVMQSWIEQFAVKEWPSWLNFTLLAISGIGFTLLIVSAQSYYASQMNPVKTLKDE; via the coding sequence ATGTTAAAAAATTATTTTAAAATCGCCCTACGAAATTTATCAAAAAACAAACTCCATACTGGGATCAATTTGATTGGTCTATCTCTAGGTTTGGGTGTCAGTATTTTGATTTTCTTTTTCGTCCAATTCGAATTGAACTTTGATAAATTCCATTCCAATTCAGAGAATACTTTTAGGATAAAAAGGTTTGAGGTGTTTGAAGGGGAGTTAAGGAGCTCATTTTCTACACCTATTGTTTCCGCTCCAGTTTTTAAGGAGGAGTTTCCTCAAATACAAAAAATAACGCGATTTATAGGAGGGGTGGCTCAAGCTTATCTGGATGAAGAAAACACTCAAAGCCAGGAGTTTTTGACGGTTAGTCCTGACTTTTTGGAAATCTTTGATTTCAAATTATTGCAGGGAGACAAATCAAGTGTTCTCAACGATAAATATGGGATAGTAATCACGGAGGAAACGTCAAAAAGGTACTTTGGAGATTCGAATCCCATTGGTAAAAGCATACGACTGCGTGTAGCTGAAACCTATGAAGAATATCAAGTTCAGGGAGTATTAGAAGATATCCCTACCAATTCCAGTATTCAGTTTGAAATGTTATTGAATGATGAAAACTTGGACTTTTTGGTTGAAGAAAGAAGTAGAAATTCCTGGTACAATGTGTTTGGAGAAACCTATGTAACCTTAGCTAATGCCAGCCAAGAGCAGGATGTGGAGTCAGGAATGGAGGCTTTGATGAAGAAGGTTTTAGGAGAGGATTATGAGGAAGGAGAATATTATTTCACATTGGAACCTATAGCAGGAATGCACCTTTCGGATGATCCTATCACAGGGATGGTAGAAACTACTCGTCCTAAATTACTTTGGATTTTATCTACAATAGCCATATTAATTCTGCTGATTGCCAGTATAAACTTTACTACGATGGCCATAGGTAGGGCTATGACTCGAGCAAAAGAAGTTGGGGTTAGAAAGACCATGGGAGCTGATTTTGGTCAGTTGGTTTTTCAATTTCTAACGGAAGCTTTTCTGACAACAATGGCCTCACTTGTGGTGGGCGTAATTTTGGCAGAAGTTTTATTACCTACATTCAATGAGCTTTTTGAGAAAAACCTGAATTTGGTTTATGGAATCAATCAGATTTTAATATTAATCGGATTAGTAATTTTTATTACACTTTTGGCGGGTGCTTACCCGGCATTTTTCCTTTCAGGTTTGAAACCTATCAAAGTATTGAAAGGAACCCTTTCAATTCATTTTGGTAAGCAAGGGCTTAGAAAAGGACTGGTAGCTTTTCAATTTTTCATTTCTTTCCTTTTGGTGGCCTCTACATTAATTATGGTTCATCAGATGAATACGATTCGAAATTATGATTTGGGCTTTGATCAAAATATGGTGGTCATAGTAGATGTACCGGAAATTCCTTCCACCAGTTTTGTAAAGACTATTAATGATAGTTTCAAACAAGCGGAGTTATATAGACAATCGTTGAGTGCTAGATCGGAAGTGCAATCTGCAGGGATCACCATTGCTACCTATGGCGATGATGCATTTTGGGATGCTGGTTTTCCATTAGAGGAAGGAAAGCAATTTCAATTCAAAGTGAATTTCGTAGGAGGAGATTACGTCAAAACCTTAGGCTTTGACTTGGTGGAAGGACGTGATTTTAACCCAGACCAAGGAGCTGACAGCAGTGCTTTTGTCATCAACGAAAAGTTTGCAGAAGCTATGGGCTGGGATGATCCTACCGCGGAAATGATGCCTAGTACTCGTTTCAATAGTCATGAAATTGTGGGGGTAGTAAAGGATTTTAATCACGCTTCCTTATACAGAGATATTGAACCGGTATTATTTGCCAAAAGTCCAGAGGCCGTATTCAGTGGGATTAATTCATTGAGTATAAATTCGGCAACAAATCCTAAGGTGGTTGTAAAAGGTTCCGGGATGGATTTTGACTCATTTAGAGCTTTGTTGGAAAGCGAGTGGGAAAAGGTATTCCCTTCAGAGGCTTTCAGCTTCAGTTTCTTGGATGAGACGGTTGAGGCTCAATATAGAGCGGATGAAAGACTAGGTAAAATGGTCTTTTTTGCTGCAGGGATCGCGATTCTAATTGCTGCAATGGGATTATTTGCTTTGGCGGCACTAAGTATTTCGGGTAGAACCAAAGAGATAGGAATACGAAAAGTCTTGGGGGCGTCTTCTTGGAGCATTTCCTGGATGTTTAATAAAGAATTCTTGGTAATCACAGTAATAGGAATTCTAATAGCATTGCCATTAAGCTTCTATGTCATGCAAAGTTGGATTGAGCAATTTGCTGTTAAAGAATGGCCTTCTTGGTTGAACTTCACTCTTTTGGCTATCTCAGGAATTGGTTTTACGCTGCTGATCGTCTCAGCTCAGTCCTATTATGCTTCCCAGATGAATCCTGTTAAAACGTTGAAAGATGAATAA
- a CDS encoding ABC transporter permease — MLKNYFKIAFRNILRNKLRSVIHVLGLSIGISICFLIFNVVWFANSFDNFHTDGDRIFRVTTTSIYRGNVYPNPGVPFPLGEQIENEVNGIENRTHIYTLGETLVGIPSANKNLGRQRGILLASEDFFKLFPREWIAGSEDLALSKPNSVVLSEKSANSYFPDQAPDQILGQEVIYFNQDSIPAVVTGIVKAYEENSDLEFSSFVSLSSIQTMKNKSRFNIDRWDAITSSSQLFVKISENVDPEAIESEFPEMIEKYIELDNGDLRSHALQPLSEVHFTSALANETADRLLLKGLMILGGIILILACLNFVNLETAHAINRAKEVGIRKTLGGNRAQLTKQFLSETFIIVLIACIIAFAFVEILKTLALGYLPENFSIQYFTWVNFGFLSLFAILLTFIAGIYPALVLGKYDPQRALKGERVRMGSFSFGVFLRKNLTVIQFTFSIAFVIMVFVLNSQLRYLSQQEMGFDKEAVLYISTPFRDELKRTDIFKEQIKQQSFVSNISISDDLVSSNSYSTSEVKLFVDSTEMNMEVQNKLIDSSFVAVNGLEIIAGKNISNRINEVLVNEAFVKKYGFSNPEEVIGMNFYYGDTSRVIQGVTNDFHAVNLRSEIKPLLMVYDPEYSSLVNVKLEKGADIRLAKAKMDQIFKELYPLESSEFQFLDEVIAQFYEDDQKLRNVMGFASFLAILISCLGLFGLSSFTIAQRTKEIGIRKVLGATVSQVLLLISKEYVILIGFSFAFASAIAWYFASKFLNEYAFKIEMPYGLFVLSGILILSICLLIVGLHALNASQTNPAKVLKDE, encoded by the coding sequence ATGCTTAAAAACTACTTTAAAATAGCCTTTAGAAACATCCTTCGGAATAAACTCCGTTCAGTGATTCATGTATTGGGTTTATCTATTGGAATCTCAATCTGCTTCTTGATATTCAATGTTGTTTGGTTTGCAAATAGCTTTGATAATTTTCATACAGATGGGGATAGGATTTTTAGGGTTACTACTACATCAATTTATAGAGGAAATGTTTATCCAAACCCCGGAGTGCCTTTTCCTTTAGGGGAGCAGATTGAGAATGAAGTGAATGGTATAGAAAACCGAACGCATATCTATACTCTAGGGGAAACATTGGTTGGAATTCCTTCAGCTAATAAAAACCTAGGTAGGCAAAGAGGTATTCTTTTGGCCTCTGAGGACTTTTTTAAACTGTTTCCGAGAGAATGGATTGCAGGCTCTGAAGATTTGGCTCTTTCTAAGCCTAATTCGGTGGTTCTTTCAGAAAAATCGGCAAACAGCTATTTCCCAGATCAAGCCCCAGATCAGATTTTAGGTCAGGAGGTTATTTATTTCAATCAAGATTCAATTCCAGCAGTGGTCACTGGAATTGTAAAAGCCTATGAAGAAAATTCAGATCTAGAATTTAGCAGCTTTGTTTCTTTGAGTTCTATTCAGACTATGAAGAACAAATCACGGTTCAATATAGATCGCTGGGATGCAATAACTTCAAGTTCTCAATTGTTTGTAAAGATTTCTGAAAATGTTGATCCTGAAGCCATTGAGAGTGAATTTCCAGAGATGATCGAGAAATACATTGAATTGGATAATGGAGATTTACGATCGCATGCTTTACAACCTTTATCTGAAGTTCATTTTACAAGTGCGCTTGCCAATGAGACCGCAGATAGATTATTGTTAAAAGGATTGATGATTTTAGGAGGTATAATTTTGATTTTGGCATGTCTGAATTTTGTCAATTTGGAAACAGCTCATGCGATTAATCGAGCAAAAGAAGTGGGGATCAGAAAGACTTTGGGAGGCAACCGGGCACAACTGACCAAGCAATTCTTATCAGAGACTTTCATCATAGTACTTATTGCCTGTATCATCGCATTTGCATTTGTTGAAATTCTGAAAACTTTAGCTTTAGGATATTTACCGGAAAATTTCTCAATTCAGTATTTTACTTGGGTAAACTTTGGCTTCTTATCTCTGTTTGCAATTCTTCTTACTTTTATTGCCGGCATTTATCCTGCCTTGGTTTTGGGTAAATATGACCCTCAAAGAGCATTGAAAGGTGAGCGAGTAAGAATGGGAAGTTTTTCTTTTGGGGTCTTTTTACGGAAAAATCTTACGGTAATCCAGTTTACTTTTTCTATTGCCTTTGTAATTATGGTGTTTGTGCTAAATAGCCAATTGCGCTACTTGAGCCAACAGGAAATGGGTTTTGATAAGGAGGCTGTTTTATACATTTCTACTCCCTTTCGAGATGAACTCAAGCGAACAGATATTTTCAAGGAGCAAATCAAACAACAATCCTTTGTAAGTAATATTTCCATTAGTGATGATTTGGTTTCATCTAATAGCTATTCTACTTCAGAAGTGAAGTTGTTTGTTGATTCCACAGAGATGAATATGGAAGTTCAAAATAAATTAATTGATTCCTCTTTTGTTGCAGTAAACGGGTTAGAAATTATCGCAGGAAAAAATATTTCCAACCGGATCAATGAGGTTTTGGTCAATGAAGCTTTTGTGAAAAAGTATGGTTTTTCAAATCCCGAAGAAGTGATTGGAATGAATTTCTATTATGGAGACACCAGTAGGGTTATTCAAGGTGTGACGAATGATTTTCATGCGGTGAATCTAAGATCTGAAATCAAGCCATTACTAATGGTTTATGATCCTGAGTATTCTTCGCTGGTTAATGTGAAACTTGAAAAAGGAGCAGATATCCGATTAGCAAAAGCAAAGATGGATCAAATTTTCAAAGAGTTATATCCATTAGAATCTTCAGAATTCCAGTTTTTGGATGAGGTAATTGCCCAATTTTATGAAGACGATCAAAAACTTAGAAATGTGATGGGGTTTGCCTCATTTTTGGCAATTCTAATTTCATGTTTAGGGCTTTTTGGTTTATCGTCATTTACGATAGCGCAGCGAACAAAAGAGATCGGTATTAGGAAAGTACTGGGAGCTACAGTTTCTCAGGTGTTACTTTTAATAAGTAAAGAGTATGTGATACTTATTGGTTTTTCGTTTGCCTTTGCTTCAGCCATTGCATGGTACTTTGCCAGCAAGTTTCTAAATGAATATGCTTTCAAAATAGAGATGCCATATGGACTTTTTGTCCTTTCAGGTATACTCATTCTTTCCATTTGTTTATTGATTGTGGGATTACATGCTCTCAATGCATCACAGACAAATCCAGCAAAAGTCCTAAAAGATGAATAG